A genomic window from Actinomycetota bacterium includes:
- a CDS encoding septum formation initiator family protein, which yields MRGSRLAILAIVGLVVVGAVLITNVLPIRSLMAEQRRVDLAQEQLAALQEANARLQASADFLSSDAGVEMVARRDFGLVRPGETAYVVVDPNDKGFTPDVPRTAVEPAQPRPWWQRIWDFVTGRDLTG from the coding sequence ATGAGGGGATCGCGTCTCGCAATCTTGGCCATCGTCGGCCTGGTCGTGGTGGGCGCGGTGCTCATCACGAATGTCCTGCCGATCCGTAGTCTGATGGCGGAGCAGCGGCGCGTCGATCTCGCCCAGGAGCAGCTTGCTGCGCTCCAGGAAGCGAACGCCCGTCTGCAGGCATCGGCGGACTTCCTTTCCTCGGACGCGGGTGTGGAGATGGTCGCTCGGCGCGATTTCGGACTGGTTCGACCGGGTGAGACCGCCTACGTGGTCGTCGATCCCAACGACAAGGGCTTTACCCCGGACGTGCCGAGGACGGCCGTTGAACCTGCACAGCCCCGGCCGTGGTGGCAACGCATCTGGGATTTCGTCACCGGTCGTGACCTGACGGGATGA
- a CDS encoding HIT domain-containing protein: protein MLWAGWRSEYIANAGKPDADGCLFCRLPAGADEEALILERGSFGFTMLNRYPYTTGHVMVAPFRHIERPADLNADEQAELWRLLGNAMNAIDEAMHPDGYNLGANLGRVAGAGVPGHFHLHLVPRWSGDANFMTTVGDTRVLPEDLTVTWTRLRAPSIRSRDASRE, encoded by the coding sequence ATGCTGTGGGCCGGTTGGAGAAGCGAATACATCGCCAATGCCGGCAAACCCGATGCCGACGGATGCCTCTTCTGCCGGCTGCCCGCCGGCGCCGACGAAGAGGCACTGATTCTCGAGCGGGGATCGTTCGGATTCACCATGCTCAACCGGTACCCGTACACGACCGGTCACGTCATGGTGGCCCCGTTCCGCCACATCGAACGACCCGCCGACTTGAACGCCGATGAGCAGGCGGAGCTCTGGCGGCTCCTCGGCAACGCCATGAACGCCATCGACGAGGCCATGCACCCCGACGGCTACAACCTCGGCGCCAATCTGGGCCGCGTGGCAGGAGCCGGCGTGCCGGGCCACTTCCATCTCCACCTCGTGCCCCGCTGGTCGGGAGATGCGAACTTCATGACGACCGTCGGAGACACCAGGGTCCTGCCCGAGGACCTCACCGTCACGTGGACGCGGCTGCGAGCCCCATCCATCCGTTCTCGTGACGCTTCACGGGAATAA
- a CDS encoding methyltransferase domain-containing protein has protein sequence MTDDRGDAYSRAARRYDRFIGPFVRRLRAIGLDLCPPRQGMVVLDVGCGTGAQLAAYQEAGCRVSCVDPSPAMLSVARRRLGDGADIREGDATVLPYEDATFDLATISFVLHELPHADRVAVMGEMRRVLKPEGRILVVDFLPGPYRGLKALLVRAGIVAIEFAAGGDHWRNHRDFLARGALAALADAQHLSVREQRTAGGGTIAVSLLAAGRVS, from the coding sequence ATGACCGACGATCGCGGCGACGCCTACTCGCGCGCTGCCCGCCGCTACGACCGCTTCATCGGACCGTTCGTGCGCCGGCTGCGCGCCATCGGCCTCGACCTGTGCCCGCCCCGGCAAGGGATGGTCGTGCTCGACGTCGGCTGCGGCACGGGGGCCCAGCTTGCCGCCTATCAGGAGGCAGGCTGTCGTGTGTCGTGTGTCGATCCTTCCCCGGCCATGCTGAGTGTCGCCCGGCGGCGGCTCGGCGACGGAGCGGACATTCGAGAGGGAGACGCCACCGTGCTTCCCTACGAGGACGCGACGTTCGACCTCGCCACGATCTCGTTCGTGCTGCACGAGCTGCCCCACGCCGACCGTGTGGCCGTCATGGGGGAGATGCGAAGGGTCCTCAAACCCGAAGGGCGCATCCTGGTCGTCGACTTCCTGCCGGGCCCGTATCGAGGGCTCAAAGCACTGCTCGTGCGGGCCGGGATCGTCGCCATCGAGTTCGCCGCCGGAGGTGACCACTGGCGTAACCATCGGGACTTCCTCGCTCGCGGGGCCTTGGCGGCGCTTGCCGACGCGCAGCATCTCTCGGTTCGCGAGCAACGGACGGCCGGTGGGGGAACCATCGCCGTGTCGCTGCTGGCCGCCGGCCGAGTCTCTTAA
- a CDS encoding YbhB/YbcL family Raf kinase inhibitor-like protein: MRLSSSSFEDGHPIPGDFAFCVPDPDTHATFGPNRNPALTWTDLPEGTRSLALICHDPVVPTKPDDVNKEGREVPPDLPRTNFFHWVLVDIDPAMEGIAEGSCSDGVVPRGKGPTAPFGRHGINDYTNWFVGDKDMAGDYYGYDGPCPPWNDSLMHHYVFTAYALDVHHLAVDGAFSGADVREAIDGHVLASASTTGTYTLNPRLR, encoded by the coding sequence ATGCGATTGAGTAGTTCGAGTTTCGAAGACGGTCATCCGATCCCCGGCGATTTCGCCTTCTGTGTGCCGGATCCCGACACGCACGCGACGTTCGGGCCCAACCGGAATCCGGCGCTGACGTGGACGGATCTTCCGGAGGGAACACGGTCGCTGGCGCTGATCTGCCACGATCCCGTCGTCCCGACCAAGCCCGACGACGTCAACAAAGAAGGCCGTGAGGTACCACCGGACCTTCCTCGCACCAACTTCTTCCACTGGGTCCTCGTCGACATCGACCCGGCCATGGAGGGGATTGCCGAGGGATCCTGCTCCGATGGTGTCGTGCCTCGTGGCAAGGGGCCGACGGCACCGTTCGGCCGCCACGGCATCAACGACTACACGAACTGGTTCGTCGGTGACAAGGACATGGCCGGGGATTACTACGGCTACGACGGGCCGTGCCCCCCGTGGAACGACTCACTCATGCACCATTACGTCTTCACCGCGTACGCGCTCGACGTCCACCACTTGGCCGTCGACGGCGCGTTCTCCGGCGCGGACGTGCGTGAGGCGATCGATGGCCACGTCCTGGCGAGCGCCTCGACCACCGGCACGTACACGCTGAATCCGCGACTGCGTTAA
- a CDS encoding DUF501 domain-containing protein produces the protein MMDDQQVVALQLERPLRAAVEVVYRCPLGLPVVVAVPPLLDDGTPFPTRYWLSCPAARRRVGRIEAAGGVRAMDRRIRHDAAFAAAMGDTNRRYAAERDALIPDGATPRPTGGVAGGSGGVKCLHAHYADHRAGNTNPVGEFVAPWVEPFDCDVPCVIEGPDGVAAVNPGWSEPR, from the coding sequence ATGATGGACGACCAGCAGGTGGTCGCGCTGCAATTGGAGCGCCCGCTACGTGCCGCGGTGGAGGTCGTGTACCGATGCCCGCTCGGTCTGCCGGTTGTTGTCGCCGTACCACCGCTCCTCGACGACGGGACGCCGTTTCCCACCCGCTACTGGCTGTCCTGTCCCGCCGCGCGTAGGCGTGTCGGGAGGATCGAGGCGGCGGGCGGTGTCAGGGCGATGGACCGTCGCATACGTCACGACGCGGCATTCGCCGCAGCGATGGGCGACACGAACCGGCGCTACGCGGCCGAGCGCGACGCGTTGATCCCCGACGGTGCGACGCCCCGGCCGACCGGCGGAGTCGCCGGAGGTTCGGGAGGTGTGAAATGCCTCCACGCCCACTACGCGGATCATCGTGCGGGTAACACCAATCCGGTGGGGGAGTTCGTCGCGCCGTGGGTCGAGCCGTTCGACTGTGACGTGCCGTGCGTGATCGAAGGGCCGGACGGTGTCGCCGCGGTGAACCCGGGGTGGTCGGAGCCGCGCTGA
- a CDS encoding cation-transporting P-type ATPase codes for MDAQTTDDWHTISVTEAVARLDTNERDGLGHAEAVARLERHGANRIQEVPAARRYQVLARQFTDVLIIILLIAAAVSFVVGEVADAVTILIIVVLNGALGFVQEWKAEQALEALRSMLSPTCSVTRAGEPMEIDRTDLVPGDLVTLEIGDQVPADLRLVESLNLKVDESALTGESGSVHKDTDPVPGDTHLAERTPMVWMGTNVTNGRALGIVVATGMATVFGKIAELTQSLGQDPTPLQRKLAVLGKQLGVISIAISAGVALVGIILGKPLLEMFLTGVSLAVAVVPEGLPAVVTITLALGIRAMVRRHALLRRLQAAEALGSATVICTDKTGTLTKNEMTVTRIWMPAGPVQITGVGYDPKGHFTVDGQKLDHRTRPDLLALLETGLVCNHARVTKTDGGWRQLGEPTEAALVVAAYKAWLTPDGGGAGVTEFSFNSARKRMTVVAHRPEGLVAFTKGAPEVILSRATRILEGTAERDLTDEDRTAFEDAYRFLAGQGLRTLALARRVLPANIELDEDKVESDLTLLGVVGIIDPPRPEVPAAIALAREAGVRPIMITGDAPETAIAIGRHVGMDVERAVTGGELDTMDDGALDELLTHDVLFARTTPEHKLRIVTHLQDQGNIVAMTGDGVNDAPALKKADIGIAMGLRGTDVAKAASDMVLTDDNFASIVGAVEEGRRQYDNIQKFVRYLLSSNTGEVVAVFVNILLKGPLILLPVQILWMNLVTDGMTAVALGLEPGSKDLMEQPPRGAREPILNKTGAALLLGLGGYIGIGTLWLFHHYLATLGRSPEAIATAQTVAFTGIILLEKMNVFNFRSLRRPLRSIGFWTNPWVIGAWVLTVGAQVAAVYVPFLQKVLHTVPLRWEDWLLMLAVAVPIFLVVETAKTLRTQGS; via the coding sequence ATGGATGCACAGACAACGGACGACTGGCACACCATCTCGGTCACGGAGGCCGTCGCCCGGCTCGACACCAACGAGCGAGACGGCCTCGGTCATGCCGAAGCAGTCGCCCGCCTCGAGCGGCACGGGGCGAACCGCATCCAAGAAGTCCCCGCCGCACGCCGATATCAGGTGCTCGCACGCCAGTTCACCGATGTGCTCATCATCATCCTGCTCATCGCCGCCGCGGTCTCCTTCGTGGTCGGCGAAGTCGCCGATGCCGTCACGATCCTGATCATCGTCGTGCTCAACGGCGCGCTCGGGTTCGTTCAGGAATGGAAGGCCGAGCAGGCGCTCGAAGCGCTTCGCAGCATGCTCTCACCGACCTGCAGTGTGACCAGGGCCGGAGAACCGATGGAGATCGACAGGACCGATCTCGTCCCGGGCGATCTCGTCACCCTCGAGATCGGCGACCAGGTCCCCGCCGACCTCCGTCTGGTCGAGAGCCTCAACCTCAAGGTCGACGAATCGGCACTCACCGGCGAGTCGGGCTCCGTGCACAAGGACACGGACCCCGTACCCGGCGACACGCACCTTGCGGAACGCACCCCCATGGTGTGGATGGGCACCAACGTGACGAACGGGAGGGCGCTCGGCATCGTCGTCGCCACCGGCATGGCCACGGTGTTCGGCAAGATCGCGGAGCTCACCCAAAGCCTCGGTCAAGACCCCACACCGCTGCAACGCAAACTGGCGGTGCTCGGCAAGCAGCTCGGTGTCATCTCGATCGCCATCTCCGCCGGTGTCGCCCTCGTCGGCATCATCCTGGGCAAACCCCTCCTCGAGATGTTCCTCACCGGTGTATCCCTCGCCGTCGCCGTCGTGCCGGAGGGCCTCCCCGCAGTCGTCACGATCACCCTCGCACTCGGGATCAGGGCGATGGTCAGACGTCACGCCCTCCTTCGCCGCCTTCAGGCCGCCGAGGCGCTCGGTTCGGCGACGGTGATCTGCACGGACAAGACCGGAACCTTGACGAAGAACGAGATGACGGTGACACGGATCTGGATGCCGGCGGGCCCCGTGCAGATCACCGGAGTGGGCTACGATCCGAAAGGCCACTTCACCGTCGACGGGCAGAAGCTCGACCACCGGACCCGACCGGACCTGCTCGCCCTTCTCGAAACCGGCCTGGTCTGCAACCACGCCCGAGTCACCAAGACCGACGGCGGGTGGAGGCAGCTCGGTGAACCGACCGAGGCCGCTCTCGTCGTCGCCGCATACAAGGCGTGGCTGACTCCGGACGGCGGCGGCGCGGGTGTCACCGAGTTCTCGTTCAACTCGGCCCGCAAACGCATGACCGTCGTGGCACACCGGCCCGAGGGACTCGTCGCCTTCACGAAAGGTGCCCCGGAAGTGATCCTTTCGCGCGCCACCCGGATCCTCGAGGGCACGGCCGAGCGAGACCTCACCGATGAGGACCGAACCGCCTTCGAAGACGCGTACCGCTTCCTCGCCGGACAGGGTCTGCGCACGCTCGCTCTCGCGCGCAGGGTGCTCCCGGCCAACATCGAACTCGACGAGGACAAGGTCGAGAGCGACCTGACGCTGCTCGGTGTCGTCGGAATCATCGATCCGCCCCGACCCGAGGTGCCCGCCGCCATCGCACTGGCACGTGAGGCGGGGGTCCGCCCGATCATGATCACCGGCGACGCACCGGAGACGGCGATCGCGATCGGCCGGCACGTCGGCATGGACGTCGAACGTGCCGTGACCGGTGGCGAACTCGACACGATGGACGACGGGGCTCTCGACGAGCTCCTCACCCATGACGTCCTGTTCGCACGAACCACCCCCGAACACAAGCTGCGGATCGTCACCCACCTCCAAGACCAGGGAAACATCGTGGCGATGACGGGCGACGGTGTGAACGACGCCCCCGCGCTCAAGAAGGCCGACATCGGCATCGCGATGGGCCTGCGCGGTACCGACGTGGCCAAGGCCGCGTCCGACATGGTGCTGACCGACGACAACTTCGCCTCGATCGTCGGGGCGGTGGAAGAGGGGCGCCGCCAGTACGACAACATCCAGAAGTTCGTTCGATACCTCCTTTCCTCGAACACGGGAGAGGTCGTCGCCGTGTTCGTCAACATCCTGCTGAAGGGACCGCTCATCCTGCTCCCCGTCCAGATTCTGTGGATGAACCTCGTCACCGACGGCATGACCGCCGTCGCTCTGGGCCTCGAACCGGGATCGAAAGACCTCATGGAACAGCCGCCGAGAGGAGCCAGAGAACCGATCCTGAACAAGACGGGCGCCGCGCTGCTCCTCGGACTCGGGGGCTACATCGGCATCGGGACCCTGTGGCTCTTCCACCACTATCTCGCGACGCTGGGCCGCAGCCCCGAGGCGATCGCCACTGCACAGACGGTGGCCTTCACCGGCATCATCCTGTTGGAGAAGATGAACGTCTTCAACTTCCGGTCGCTGCGCCGACCTCTGCGCAGCATCGGTTTCTGGACGAACCCGTGGGTGATCGGAGCGTGGGTGCTCACCGTCGGCGCCCAGGTGGCGGCCGTCTACGTTCCGTTTCTGCAGAAGGTGCTCCACACCGTTCCGCTTCGTTGGGAGGACTGGCTGCTCATGCTCGCCGTTGCGGTCCCGATCTTCCTCGTCGTCGAAACCGCCAAAACCCTGCGAACCCAGGGCTCGTAG
- the eno gene encoding phosphopyruvate hydratase encodes MDTTISAVKAREILDSRGNPTVETEVFLAGGAFGRAGVPSGASTGALEAHELRDGGDRYGGKGVQRALTNIRDEIAPAVIGRDATDQEGLDQAMIDLDGTPAKSRLGANAILGVSMAVARASAGALGIPLFRYLGGTKGRVLPTPFFNVLNGGVHAANSVDIQEFMLVPGGAPTFREALRAGAEIYHTLKKVLAAKGLASGVGDEGGFAPDLPHNRSAIELLVEAIGEAGYTPGEDVAIAIDSAATEMYRDGAYVLEGRRMTSIEMVDYLDGLVDEFPIVLVEDGLAEDDWDGWTVLTERLGEKVQVVGDDIFVTNEDLLRRGFREKVANSVLIKLNQIGTLSETLHTMETAERAGYGRMISHRSGETEDSFISHLAVATNALQMKSGAPARGERTAKYNQLLRIEEELGDSARYAGWSWMKG; translated from the coding sequence ATGGACACCACGATCAGCGCGGTGAAGGCCCGTGAGATCCTCGACTCCCGGGGAAACCCGACCGTTGAGACCGAAGTGTTCCTCGCCGGCGGAGCATTCGGCAGGGCGGGGGTTCCGTCCGGGGCGTCGACGGGGGCGCTCGAGGCGCACGAGCTTCGAGACGGCGGAGACCGCTACGGCGGCAAGGGTGTACAGCGGGCTCTTACCAACATACGTGACGAGATTGCGCCTGCGGTCATCGGCCGGGACGCAACCGATCAGGAGGGGCTCGATCAGGCGATGATCGACCTCGACGGCACCCCCGCGAAATCGCGGCTGGGAGCCAACGCCATCCTCGGCGTGTCGATGGCCGTGGCGCGTGCCAGTGCGGGAGCGCTCGGTATCCCGCTGTTTCGCTATCTCGGCGGGACGAAAGGCAGGGTCCTTCCGACGCCGTTCTTCAACGTTCTCAACGGCGGTGTGCATGCGGCCAACTCGGTCGACATCCAGGAATTCATGCTCGTTCCCGGCGGGGCGCCGACGTTCCGTGAGGCGCTGCGAGCAGGCGCCGAGATCTACCACACGCTCAAGAAGGTGCTTGCCGCCAAAGGGCTTGCGTCCGGCGTCGGAGACGAGGGAGGGTTCGCTCCCGATCTGCCGCACAACCGATCGGCGATCGAGCTGCTGGTCGAAGCGATCGGTGAGGCGGGGTACACGCCCGGCGAGGATGTGGCAATCGCCATCGATTCGGCGGCGACCGAGATGTACCGGGATGGCGCCTATGTGTTGGAGGGGCGCCGCATGACATCGATCGAGATGGTCGACTATCTCGACGGCCTGGTCGACGAGTTCCCGATCGTCCTCGTCGAAGATGGTCTCGCCGAAGACGACTGGGATGGATGGACGGTGCTGACCGAACGTCTCGGTGAGAAGGTCCAGGTGGTCGGCGACGACATCTTCGTCACGAATGAGGATCTGCTTCGCCGTGGTTTCCGCGAGAAGGTCGCCAACTCGGTGCTGATCAAGCTGAATCAGATCGGCACGCTGTCGGAGACGCTGCACACGATGGAGACGGCGGAGCGGGCCGGGTACGGGCGCATGATCAGCCACCGGTCCGGCGAGACGGAGGACTCGTTCATTTCGCACCTGGCGGTGGCGACGAACGCGTTGCAGATGAAGTCGGGTGCTCCGGCTCGTGGTGAGCGCACCGCGAAGTACAACCAGTTGTTGAGGATCGAAGAAGAGCTCGGTGACAGCGCGCGCTACGCCGGGTGGTCGTGGATGAAGGGCTGA